One Proteinivorax tanatarense DNA segment encodes these proteins:
- a CDS encoding Alw26I/Eco31I/Esp3I family type II restriction endonuclease → MAKKGAKKYNYDANEKFIEYEEEIAKNPAYEGMPDLRLDDGSIQWEAPSNRGSGKFQFTHNKRLSWWKKKASQVGISTSANHWISTVAKTIHPTGRKPCKVCGNVMDIRYSYLSSNFIKRVRKLDYVDDTFEISDLTHVLDFIVSFYDTYGAQIFDDLPVLFKCKQFPTFSEIPNSIDSWTDWLDKVYIAAEPSMLGPGAMSNAPDRLDGFHSFNRCCRSNADKGRSKENLASYSTDRRAFENWVDGNWITANKLMGYISSNSKIKKEPCANDGDGHTHPRPCSADHIGPISLGFSHRPEFQLLCAPCNSAKNNRMYYSDVKHLIEAESKGEKVVTWYAQSIWKYTKDKVFDTETALRLTRVMRDNRNVAMMLLNEFLVNKHYLFLLTFLNLSYANFDYKLNTAEINNHIVKANFSDTASTLKYVNIQKIRKIRIAFESLAEYANKENRNGYLFTNDSIENLKNSALDNLEDTSRDIQQINNKLISILDYDDMKDIDLEEFLNEIDYELIENYPDFVKVKNTMFKIMDMTAKTLSDNWDDSRYSRE, encoded by the coding sequence TTGGCTAAGAAAGGGGCAAAAAAATATAACTATGATGCTAATGAGAAATTTATTGAGTATGAGGAAGAAATCGCAAAGAATCCAGCTTACGAGGGGATGCCTGATTTAAGACTCGATGATGGTAGCATTCAATGGGAAGCACCCTCTAATAGAGGGTCCGGTAAATTTCAATTTACTCATAATAAGCGCTTATCATGGTGGAAGAAGAAGGCCAGTCAAGTTGGAATTAGCACATCAGCAAACCATTGGATAAGTACAGTGGCAAAAACCATACATCCTACTGGACGTAAACCCTGTAAAGTTTGCGGCAATGTCATGGATATTAGATATAGTTACTTATCAAGCAATTTTATAAAACGTGTTAGAAAGCTAGACTACGTTGATGATACATTTGAAATCTCTGATTTAACACATGTCCTCGACTTCATCGTATCTTTCTATGACACTTACGGAGCACAAATATTTGATGATTTACCAGTATTATTTAAATGCAAACAATTTCCTACTTTTTCGGAAATTCCAAACTCTATTGATTCTTGGACAGATTGGTTAGATAAAGTCTATATAGCTGCAGAACCCAGCATGCTCGGTCCAGGAGCAATGTCTAATGCTCCAGACCGACTTGATGGTTTTCACTCTTTTAATCGATGTTGTAGAAGCAATGCTGATAAAGGTAGGTCCAAAGAAAATTTAGCTTCATATTCAACAGACAGGCGAGCATTTGAAAACTGGGTTGATGGAAATTGGATTACTGCAAACAAACTAATGGGATACATTAGCTCCAATTCAAAAATCAAAAAGGAACCTTGCGCAAATGATGGTGATGGACATACGCACCCTCGCCCATGTAGTGCAGATCATATTGGACCGATTTCACTAGGGTTTAGTCATCGCCCAGAATTCCAGTTGCTTTGTGCGCCTTGCAATAGTGCCAAGAATAATAGAATGTACTATTCTGATGTAAAACACTTAATTGAAGCTGAATCAAAAGGTGAAAAAGTTGTAACTTGGTATGCACAGTCTATATGGAAGTACACCAAGGATAAAGTCTTTGATACTGAAACAGCATTAAGATTAACAAGAGTTATGAGGGATAATCGGAATGTAGCAATGATGTTATTGAATGAATTTCTGGTGAATAAACACTATTTGTTTCTACTCACTTTTTTAAACTTGAGCTATGCAAATTTCGACTATAAACTCAATACGGCAGAAATTAACAATCACATTGTGAAAGCCAATTTCAGCGATACAGCCAGTACATTAAAATATGTCAACATACAAAAGATACGTAAAATAAGGATAGCTTTTGAATCATTAGCAGAGTATGCTAATAAAGAAAATCGTAATGGATATCTCTTCACTAATGATTCAATTGAGAATTTAAAAAACTCAGCTTTAGACAATTTAGAAGATACATCTAGGGATATTCAGCAAATAAATAATAAACTTATTTCAATCCTTGACTATGATGATATGAAAGATATTGACCTCGAGGAATTTTTAAACGAGATAGATTATGAGTTAATAGAGAATTACCCTGATTTTGTTAAAGTTAAAAATACTATGTTCAAAATTATGGATATGACCGCAAAAACGTTATCAGACAACTGGGACGACAGCAGGTATTCAAGAGAATAA
- a CDS encoding transcriptional regulator: MAANRSFTDYVSSRFYNEFYSATEKYIEKNPDNLHLDLKNVKHIGEISLSEVEVKFVSVRDFPELNIEFDVIVDAEIVVNEGDYHYDDYDLFNKWFLLRCSGDLGCSLDDFAIREICLYSQKNKNHQPLSDSLVPYIKKEQLDAVANDFLQRHYPEVLKKPMPLEPKKLAEKMGLEVILRDITEDLSIFGQIFFHDSEADFYDPDEHEYISTSVRAQTIFVDPKAYFLRNLGAVNNTIVHECVHWDKHRKAFELERLYNSSATKIKCQVAGGIKNNNKEATDWMEWQANALAPRIQMPLAMFKTKAFELIKQYKQQSGTTMLIDVMEPVIDALATFFCVSRIAAKIRMIDAGYEEAIGTFTYLDGRYIKPHGFKKGSLKRNQTFSIGAVDAAIQSMSNPELNALVKDGSYQYVDAHFVLNHPKYLEKDLSGNTRLTDYARTHMDECCIVFDLSIESNVRERYHSECFLNRDQTSNISLSIKYGGGYEHSTQEKKVKLLADELAENARIYGELPTSYTSSLKMVKKWRGVTFKELGERTKLNERTIRRIVNGEEKCSINSLILLCLSLHLPPEISNHIISNSPVSLNLTDPDHQWYSFALTHLSSQTMDEIRTFLQQHGANPL, translated from the coding sequence ATGGCGGCAAATCGTTCTTTTACTGACTACGTCTCGAGCAGGTTTTATAACGAATTTTATTCTGCTACAGAAAAGTATATTGAAAAAAACCCAGACAACTTACATTTAGACTTGAAAAATGTAAAGCATATTGGGGAAATCTCTCTTTCAGAAGTTGAAGTCAAATTTGTATCTGTGAGGGACTTTCCGGAGCTCAATATTGAGTTTGATGTTATCGTAGATGCAGAAATTGTGGTCAACGAGGGTGATTACCACTACGATGATTACGATCTATTTAATAAGTGGTTTTTGTTACGATGCTCTGGGGATTTAGGATGTAGCCTGGATGATTTTGCAATCAGAGAAATATGTCTCTACAGCCAAAAGAACAAGAACCACCAACCGTTATCGGACTCGTTGGTTCCTTATATTAAAAAGGAACAGCTTGATGCTGTAGCCAATGATTTTTTGCAAAGGCACTATCCTGAGGTCTTGAAAAAACCTATGCCGCTTGAACCAAAAAAACTTGCTGAAAAAATGGGTCTAGAAGTGATACTAAGGGATATAACAGAAGACTTATCTATTTTTGGGCAGATATTTTTTCACGACAGCGAGGCAGATTTCTATGACCCAGATGAGCATGAATACATAAGTACATCAGTCAGAGCCCAGACTATATTTGTTGATCCTAAAGCCTATTTTCTGCGAAATCTAGGTGCTGTAAATAATACCATTGTTCATGAATGTGTGCACTGGGACAAGCACAGAAAAGCATTTGAACTAGAAAGACTCTATAATAGCAGTGCAACCAAAATAAAGTGTCAGGTAGCTGGAGGAATAAAAAACAACAATAAAGAGGCTACTGATTGGATGGAATGGCAAGCAAATGCCCTAGCGCCAAGAATCCAAATGCCCCTAGCTATGTTTAAGACAAAGGCTTTTGAGCTTATTAAGCAGTATAAACAACAATCTGGAACCACCATGCTTATTGATGTGATGGAACCAGTTATAGATGCTTTAGCTACTTTTTTCTGCGTATCTCGTATTGCAGCAAAGATTCGCATGATTGATGCCGGGTATGAAGAAGCAATAGGTACATTTACATACTTAGATGGTCGCTACATTAAACCTCATGGTTTTAAAAAAGGTTCGCTAAAGAGAAATCAAACTTTCTCTATCGGCGCAGTAGATGCAGCAATCCAGAGTATGTCTAATCCAGAGCTAAATGCGCTTGTTAAAGATGGTAGTTACCAATATGTAGATGCGCACTTTGTCTTGAACCATCCAAAATATCTAGAGAAAGATCTGTCTGGGAACACCAGATTAACAGATTATGCCCGGACTCATATGGATGAGTGCTGTATAGTATTTGATCTGTCTATTGAATCTAATGTCAGAGAAAGATATCACAGCGAATGTTTCTTGAACAGAGACCAAACTTCAAATATCAGCCTTAGCATAAAATACGGAGGCGGGTATGAACACTCTACTCAAGAAAAGAAAGTCAAATTACTAGCTGATGAATTGGCAGAAAACGCCCGTATATATGGCGAACTTCCTACGAGCTATACCAGCTCGCTGAAAATGGTAAAGAAATGGAGAGGTGTGACTTTTAAAGAACTTGGGGAGAGGACCAAGCTCAATGAACGTACGATTCGAAGAATCGTTAATGGTGAAGAGAAGTGCTCTATCAATTCGCTTATCTTGCTCTGCTTGAGCTTACACTTGCCGCCAGAGATTAGTAACCACATTATAAGTAACTCACCGGTTTCATTAAATTTAACTGATCCAGATCATCAATGGTACAGCTTTGCTTTAACTCATCTTTCCAGCCAAACAATGGATGAAATAAGAACTTTTTTACAGCAGCATGGTGCTAATCCTTTATAA